One segment of Coffea arabica cultivar ET-39 chromosome 7c, Coffea Arabica ET-39 HiFi, whole genome shotgun sequence DNA contains the following:
- the LOC113698278 gene encoding 4,5-DOPA dioxygenase extradiol-like translates to MEQYNIQSVGPKFQEKQTKVVMALNETFFISHGTPAIAVDDSLLPRHFLKSFAKKVLNQRPKAILIISSHWETLEPTVNVIHDNNDTIYDFHNFPMPLYQLKYPAPGAPELAKRVKELLEGSGFKQVNEDKERGLDHGAWVPLMVMYPEADIPVCQLSIQTSQDATHHYNVGKALAPLKEEGVLIIGSGTATHNLKSARPDNIDDSVASWALEFDNWLKEALISGRFEDVNHYLEKAPYGKLAHPEPDHFYPLHIAMGAAGQNAKAELIHSSWFAHTLSFSSFKFTSTI, encoded by the exons ATGGAGCAGTATAACATCCAATCAGTTGGTCCAAAGTTTCaagaaaagcaaacaaaagttgtCATGGCAttgaatgaaactttcttcatatCTCATGGAACTCCAGCTATTGCTGTTGATGACTCCCTTCTCCCAAGGCATTTCTTAAAATCTTTTGCCAAAAAAGTCTTGAATCAAAGGCCGAAAGCAATTTTGATAATCTCCAGTCACTGGGAAACGTTAGAGCCTACTGTTAATGTCATCCATGACAACAATGACACCATCTATGACTTCCACAACTTTCCCATGCCCTTGTATCAG CTCAAATATCCAGCACCAGGGGCACCAGAATTGGCAAAAAGGGTGAAAGAGCTGCTTGAGGGATCTGGATTCAAGCAAGTGAACGAGGATAAAGAGCGTGGTTTGGACCATGGTGCATGGGTTCCATTGATGGTCATGTATCCAGAGGCTGATATCCCAGTTTGCCAGCTCTCAATCCAAACAAGCCAGGATGCTACTCATCATTATAATGTTGGAAAAGCATTGGCACCTCTCAAGGAAGAAGGAGTATTGATAATTGGTTCAGGAACTGCCACTCACAATTTGAAGTCTGCTAGACCTGACAACATAGATGATTCTGTTGCTTCCTGGGCTTTAGAGTTTGACAATTGGCTCAAAGAGGCCCTTATCAGCGGCAG GTTTGAAGATGTTAACCACTACCTAGAGAAGGCCCCATATGGAAAACTTGCACATCCAGAACCGGATCACTTTTATCCTTTGCATATTGCTATGGGAGCAGCAGGTCAAAATGCAAAAGCAGAACTCATCCATAGCAGTTGGTTCGCTCATACCCTTTCGTTCTCCTCTTTTAAGTTCACTTCCACAATCTAA